The proteins below are encoded in one region of Tomitella fengzijianii:
- a CDS encoding iron-containing alcohol dehydrogenase: protein MISARVFKFHAPEIVFGDGAMPEASFAALRFGGARPLVVTDAGVLAAGWPQMLLDGLRTQGMEPELWSGLTPNPKDHEIADGHRAYAGHGCDVIIALGGGSVIDAAKGIAILAANGGRILDYVGIDRAQSPIPPLVVVPTTSGSGADVSQFCVVTDTDRRAKVTIIGRALVPNVTVVDPRLLPTMPERVAATTGLDALTHGIEAYVSVARTPLTDRHALQAVGLVFDHLTATLERPDVMADRRAMALASLEAGMAFSNAILGAAHAVSHQVGGMLDATHGEINGIVLPHVIRFNAETDPQPYEDVARHLGLTVRGNAPQAAAWAVAEHVEALVANVGMPAGLAQLGVRDEDLPRLARGALQDACMTTNPRAADEAAMVRLLRDSL, encoded by the coding sequence GTGATCTCCGCGCGCGTGTTCAAGTTCCATGCGCCGGAGATCGTCTTCGGCGACGGCGCGATGCCGGAGGCGTCTTTCGCCGCGCTCCGATTCGGCGGCGCCCGCCCCCTGGTGGTCACCGACGCCGGCGTGCTCGCGGCGGGCTGGCCGCAGATGTTGCTGGACGGGCTGCGCACGCAGGGCATGGAGCCGGAGCTGTGGAGCGGACTCACCCCCAACCCGAAGGACCACGAGATCGCCGACGGGCACCGCGCCTACGCCGGCCACGGCTGCGACGTCATCATCGCGCTCGGCGGCGGCTCGGTGATCGACGCGGCCAAGGGCATCGCGATCCTCGCCGCCAACGGGGGACGGATCCTCGATTACGTGGGGATCGACCGTGCGCAGTCGCCGATCCCCCCGCTCGTCGTCGTCCCCACCACCTCCGGATCCGGGGCGGACGTGTCGCAGTTCTGCGTGGTCACCGATACCGACCGCCGGGCCAAGGTGACGATCATCGGCCGCGCGCTGGTTCCGAACGTGACGGTCGTGGATCCGCGCCTGCTGCCGACCATGCCGGAGCGGGTGGCCGCGACCACCGGCCTCGACGCGCTCACCCACGGAATCGAGGCGTACGTGTCGGTGGCGCGCACCCCGCTGACCGACAGGCACGCGCTCCAGGCCGTCGGGCTGGTGTTCGATCACCTGACCGCCACTCTGGAACGGCCGGACGTCATGGCGGACCGGCGCGCCATGGCGCTGGCCAGCCTGGAGGCCGGAATGGCGTTCAGCAACGCGATCCTGGGTGCGGCGCACGCGGTGAGCCACCAGGTGGGCGGCATGCTCGACGCCACGCACGGCGAGATCAATGGCATCGTGCTGCCCCACGTCATCCGCTTCAACGCCGAAACCGATCCGCAGCCGTACGAGGATGTCGCCCGGCACCTGGGGCTGACAGTGCGGGGGAACGCCCCGCAGGCGGCGGCCTGGGCGGTCGCCGAGCACGTGGAGGCGCTCGTGGCGAACGTCGGGATGCCCGCGGGCCTCGCGCAGCTGGGGGTGCGCGACGAGGACCTGCCACGCCTGGCGCGTGGCGCACTGCAGGACGCCTGCATGACCACCAATCCGCGCGCGGCGGACGAGGCCGCGATGGTGCGGCTGCTCCGGGACTCGCTGTGA
- a CDS encoding MadS family sensor histidine kinase: MTRRGGSDLERLTGVRSGKSTFYREYRGAAERLERVVHALDTISRALVRTVEGPEALVLAVAEAVRLHLEAQWVLFALADGELPEAEPRHLVVDAQGHPYAYEGLRGGDPPPEDMPAVVINRLNDILRGEFDFLARPVVDPHHAHVPIDLGGGVVGAFAAWTPPRRRLDATDESVMRILAGQTAVALQNSALFQSRQVLLERAESSYAAASAQADQLAARNAELVETQWRLGLATRRKIVDDERHRIARELHDSVTQCVLSAGMQIEVCRSGIPDAERGERLDLAKTLTRSAVEQLRSAIYALDHKGESERSGLAEMLRQLCTVHMPSDLRVQLRMTGAAADLPRDVEHALLRIAGEALFNASMHGGATRAIVRVDQRADGVTLAVSDDGTGDPAALRLRLRIAQAGDLDVHHRGLANMQARAQELGGTLAVRRARIGGVRVAVAIPLPVREDADPGAAEPPAPGPGRSADPARGERGPA; encoded by the coding sequence GTGACCCGGCGCGGCGGGTCGGATCTCGAGCGGCTCACCGGGGTGCGCTCCGGCAAGTCGACGTTCTACCGCGAATACCGCGGGGCGGCGGAGCGGCTGGAGCGGGTGGTGCATGCGCTCGACACGATCTCGCGGGCCCTGGTCCGCACGGTGGAAGGACCCGAGGCGCTGGTGCTCGCCGTCGCGGAGGCCGTCCGCCTGCATCTCGAGGCGCAGTGGGTCCTGTTCGCGCTGGCGGACGGCGAGCTGCCCGAGGCGGAGCCGCGCCACTTGGTCGTGGACGCCCAGGGCCACCCGTACGCCTACGAGGGGCTGCGCGGCGGGGACCCGCCGCCCGAGGACATGCCGGCGGTGGTGATCAACCGGCTCAACGACATCCTGCGCGGCGAGTTCGACTTCCTCGCGCGCCCCGTCGTCGATCCGCATCACGCGCACGTGCCCATCGATCTCGGCGGCGGTGTCGTGGGGGCGTTCGCCGCGTGGACGCCGCCACGGCGCCGGCTCGACGCCACCGACGAGTCCGTGATGCGCATCTTGGCCGGCCAAACCGCGGTGGCGCTGCAGAACTCGGCGCTCTTCCAGAGCCGCCAGGTGTTGCTCGAGCGGGCCGAATCGTCGTACGCGGCCGCATCGGCGCAGGCCGACCAACTCGCCGCGCGCAATGCGGAACTCGTCGAGACGCAGTGGAGACTGGGGTTGGCGACGCGCCGCAAGATCGTCGACGACGAAAGGCACCGCATCGCCCGGGAACTGCACGACAGCGTCACGCAGTGCGTACTCTCCGCGGGGATGCAGATCGAGGTGTGCCGGAGCGGAATCCCCGATGCCGAGCGCGGCGAACGCCTGGACCTGGCGAAGACGTTGACCAGGTCGGCGGTGGAACAACTGCGGTCCGCCATCTACGCGCTGGACCACAAGGGGGAATCGGAGAGGTCGGGCCTGGCGGAGATGCTCCGCCAGCTGTGCACCGTGCACATGCCGTCGGACCTGCGCGTGCAGTTGCGGATGACCGGCGCCGCGGCCGATCTGCCGCGGGACGTCGAGCACGCGCTGCTGCGCATCGCGGGGGAGGCCCTCTTCAACGCTTCGATGCACGGCGGCGCGACGCGTGCGATCGTGCGCGTCGATCAGCGCGCCGACGGCGTGACACTCGCCGTATCCGACGACGGCACGGGCGATCCCGCCGCGCTGCGATTGCGGCTGCGGATCGCGCAGGCCGGGGACCTGGACGTGCATCACCGGGGACTGGCCAACATGCAGGCCAGGGCACAGGAACTGGGCGGCACCCTGGCGGTGCGGCGCGCGCGGATCGGCGGCGTCCGGGTCGCCGTGGCCATCCCGCTGCCAGTGCGGGAAGACGCGGATCCCGGTGCGGCGGAACCGCCGGCGCCCGGGCCGGGGCGGTCGGCGGATCCGGCACGCGGAGAGCGGGGCCCGGCATGA
- a CDS encoding MadR family response regulator transcription factor, protein MTRLVLIDDHAILRQGMRSILEREPDIEVVGQAADGAEARAVVASTSPDVAIVDLKLSAGSELEGLGLCAALTAEHPDVGLLVLTTFLDEELVVEAMHAGARGYVVKDVDTTELVRAIRAVAAGESAFDARSAAAVVRSMSGRTAPRESLTSREMDVLRLLATGLSNGAIGERLYISATTAKFHVSNIMRKLQVATRAEAVYAASKRGII, encoded by the coding sequence ATGACACGGCTGGTGCTGATCGACGACCACGCGATTCTTCGGCAGGGCATGCGCTCGATCCTGGAGCGCGAGCCGGACATCGAGGTGGTCGGCCAGGCGGCCGACGGGGCGGAGGCGCGCGCGGTGGTGGCCTCCACCTCTCCGGACGTCGCGATCGTCGACCTCAAGCTCTCCGCGGGCTCCGAGCTCGAGGGACTGGGTCTGTGCGCGGCGCTGACGGCCGAGCATCCGGACGTGGGCCTGCTCGTCCTCACCACGTTCCTCGATGAGGAGCTCGTGGTGGAGGCGATGCACGCGGGCGCGCGCGGCTACGTGGTCAAGGACGTGGACACTACGGAACTGGTCCGCGCGATCCGCGCCGTCGCCGCGGGCGAGAGCGCCTTCGACGCGCGCAGCGCCGCCGCCGTGGTGCGGTCGATGAGCGGCCGGACCGCACCCCGCGAGTCGTTGACGTCGCGCGAGATGGACGTGCTGCGACTGCTGGCCACGGGCCTGTCCAACGGCGCCATCGGTGAGCGCCTGTACATCTCGGCGACCACCGCCAAGTTCCACGTCAGCAACATCATGCGGAAGCTGCAGGTGGCCACCCGCGCCGAGGCCGTCTACGCGGCCAGCAAGCGCGGCATCATCTGA
- the mftM gene encoding mycofactocin oligosaccharide methyltransferase MftM, whose translation MTLDLHTAPVHPSHAARSSVTPSPVTRPDRRLHAPGSGRPAKRDQRLGHRHDDAHRIQGRWVGEQGGHRQGDHGHWERDGVRVCHVDSATARTLLAERPRGTGVVDTRHFRAFRTGRTLTVLHRFDAETISDDAAGLIAAELDATGMLAGPAEFEATLIGLVHSAPGHVPGHPAHHVAASPWIPFYRNSVAALERGSAAFAPVHRRAEQLISGTEVLDLGSCFGFFPLRLARDRRTAPLSVTATDLSAGTMRLLDDAASAMQRPLRTLTCDAASVPLPDRAADTVTVLHLLEHLPPRKAFAVVQEAVRLARRRVIVAVPYEGQAQTCFGHVQTFDARDLHTLGTRLGMGYTVGDHHGGWLVLDH comes from the coding sequence ATGACCCTCGACCTGCACACCGCACCGGTCCACCCGTCCCACGCCGCCCGATCCTCCGTCACCCCGTCGCCCGTCACCAGGCCCGACCGGCGGCTCCATGCGCCCGGGTCCGGCAGGCCCGCAAAGCGCGACCAGCGCCTGGGACACAGGCACGACGACGCGCACCGGATCCAGGGCCGCTGGGTCGGCGAGCAGGGTGGCCACCGGCAGGGCGACCACGGGCATTGGGAACGCGACGGAGTGCGCGTGTGCCACGTGGACTCCGCGACGGCGCGCACGCTCCTCGCCGAGCGCCCGCGCGGCACCGGCGTCGTCGATACCCGGCACTTCCGCGCCTTCCGCACCGGCCGCACGCTGACCGTGCTCCACCGATTCGACGCGGAGACGATCTCCGACGACGCCGCCGGTCTCATCGCCGCCGAGCTCGACGCCACCGGGATGCTCGCGGGCCCTGCGGAGTTCGAGGCGACGCTGATCGGCCTCGTGCACTCGGCGCCGGGGCACGTCCCCGGGCACCCGGCGCATCACGTCGCCGCGTCGCCGTGGATTCCGTTCTATCGGAACTCCGTCGCCGCCCTGGAGCGTGGTTCGGCCGCATTCGCGCCGGTCCACCGGCGTGCCGAGCAGCTGATAAGCGGCACCGAGGTGCTCGACCTCGGCTCCTGCTTCGGATTCTTCCCGCTGCGCCTGGCCCGCGATCGCCGCACAGCCCCACTGTCGGTGACGGCCACCGACCTCAGTGCCGGCACGATGCGGCTGCTCGATGACGCCGCGTCGGCGATGCAGCGGCCGCTGCGCACCCTCACCTGCGACGCGGCCTCCGTGCCCCTGCCCGACCGCGCCGCCGACACGGTGACCGTCCTGCACCTCCTCGAGCACCTGCCGCCGCGCAAGGCCTTCGCGGTGGTGCAGGAAGCGGTGCGCCTCGCCCGGCGGCGCGTCATCGTCGCGGTGCCGTACGAGGGACAGGCGCAGACCTGCTTCGGCCATGTCCAGACGTTCGACGCCCGGGACCTGCACACCCTGGGCACCCGCCTGGGGATGGGCTATACGGTCGGCGACCACCACGGCGGCTGGCTCGTCCTCGACCACTGA
- a CDS encoding OsmC family protein: MTITTGATTTATTDTADQHRLRSEVRAAHVPGTATQVRITARDHAFTIDEPAGLGGDDKGANPVEHLLAALGSCQAITFQVWAQKLGVALDSVDIELGGDIDLRGFFGLDESVRPGFQGIDVRVSISGPESRERYEQLIATVEKHCPVLDNLAHGVPVTTSARIA, from the coding sequence ATGACCATCACCACGGGCGCCACCACCACCGCTACCACGGACACCGCCGACCAGCACCGGCTGCGCAGCGAGGTGCGCGCGGCCCACGTCCCGGGCACTGCCACGCAGGTCCGGATCACGGCGCGCGACCACGCCTTCACCATCGACGAGCCGGCCGGACTGGGTGGCGACGACAAGGGTGCCAACCCGGTGGAACACCTGCTGGCGGCGCTGGGCAGCTGCCAGGCGATCACCTTCCAGGTGTGGGCGCAGAAGCTCGGCGTCGCCCTCGACTCTGTCGACATCGAGCTGGGCGGCGACATCGACCTGCGCGGATTCTTCGGCCTCGACGAGTCCGTGCGTCCGGGGTTCCAGGGCATCGACGTGCGGGTGAGCATTTCCGGGCCGGAATCGCGCGAGCGCTACGAGCAGCTCATCGCGACGGTCGAGAAGCACTGCCCGGTTCTCGACAACCTGGCACACGGCGTGCCGGTGACGACCTCCGCGCGCATCGCCTGA
- a CDS encoding SGNH/GDSL hydrolase family protein, with amino-acid sequence MPLRYVAIGDSLSEGVGDTPWPDGTPRGWTDRLAARLATHHGGIEYANLAVRGYRIRQIVQAQRDAAAALAPDYVTVTAGMNDLLRPRPDFDTLHSDLVALVEPFHRSGTPMVFVPIPDLRRITPVSRLLERNRVRLNDVYRDLAAHHGVHPITDTTGTVFEDPRAWGDDHLHLTPLGHARLAQAAADLFGMPGSGGWAPPPAGPVPRATVRSEARWAREHLVPWVGRRLRGASSGDGRGAKSPRPRPVAGGIDGTLYYRTRLENEAAGRC; translated from the coding sequence ATGCCGCTGCGCTACGTCGCGATCGGAGACAGCCTCAGCGAGGGGGTCGGCGACACGCCCTGGCCCGACGGCACGCCGCGCGGCTGGACCGACCGGCTGGCCGCGCGCCTGGCCACGCACCACGGCGGCATCGAGTACGCCAACCTCGCGGTGCGCGGCTACAGGATCCGGCAGATCGTGCAGGCGCAGCGCGACGCCGCGGCGGCGCTCGCGCCCGACTACGTCACCGTCACCGCGGGCATGAACGACCTGCTCCGCCCGCGGCCCGACTTCGACACGCTGCATTCCGACCTGGTCGCCCTGGTCGAACCGTTCCACCGCAGCGGCACGCCGATGGTCTTCGTGCCCATCCCCGACCTGCGTCGCATCACCCCGGTCTCGCGGCTGCTCGAGCGCAACCGGGTGCGACTCAACGACGTCTACCGCGACCTGGCCGCCCACCACGGCGTGCACCCCATCACCGACACCACCGGCACCGTGTTCGAGGATCCGCGCGCCTGGGGCGACGATCACCTGCACCTCACGCCGCTGGGACACGCGCGCCTGGCGCAGGCCGCCGCCGACCTGTTCGGAATGCCCGGCTCCGGCGGCTGGGCCCCGCCGCCTGCCGGTCCTGTGCCGCGCGCGACGGTGCGCAGCGAGGCCCGCTGGGCGCGCGAGCACCTGGTGCCGTGGGTGGGACGGCGGTTGCGCGGCGCGTCGTCGGGCGACGGGCGTGGGGCTAAGTCTCCCCGGCCGCGCCCGGTCGCCGGCGGCATCGACGGCACCCTGTACTACCGGACCCGGCTGGAGAACGAGGCGGCCGGGCGATGCTGA
- a CDS encoding DUF2339 domain-containing protein codes for MNHYPGSAVTAERIDAQLRELSRRVSEVSADFTAFVRTDLAEPARPQVQYATPRAPAAPYPQPPYPQPPSSQAPSSQAHFPQAPWPQPPYPQSAPPRPPAAARKSVAERLSSAAERGLVGRVLATFGVAITLIGVVLLLVLAAQAGLLRPEVRVAGGAALAVALFAAGARIGRHTPKRSGAAALVATGVATALFDVLACSTIYHWLPPVAGVLSGGAIAGAGLVLAHRWDSQALCLMVSVPVLVFAPVITDGSDEVLVGFTLAYAAAVLWPGRGRDWTAVFLVNTAGATLPLLAAGVSGDPADWFFGAAVAANLTLALASALILLPSSSRPVLIALGSAAAALPVMALPGVLDRPSSAAVAAVCALLLVGVVIGTAHRTPVPLGARSVWLSAAALIAPVTVAYAATDDVDAAALLGIALVAAVAVRHAGSQQRVLLVIATALAGIGLCAMAAAGAVEQLWSPDALDTPRRVGMLVAAAVAIAVVGVLAAAWAARPRLRAEYCWTVGGVLCLGLLTQVCLGTAQLITGGTESGFRAGHTAATLVWFAAAAAALLRARRLHDGPRAITLTAGLAVSVAAVGKLFLFDLSALDGLFRVVAFVAAGLVLLALGVAYAQSLGADGSGHGVHPHAPAGSGR; via the coding sequence ATGAACCACTATCCCGGCTCGGCCGTCACCGCCGAACGCATCGACGCGCAGCTCCGCGAGCTGTCGCGCCGCGTCTCGGAAGTCTCGGCCGACTTCACGGCCTTCGTCCGCACCGATCTCGCGGAGCCCGCCCGGCCGCAGGTCCAATACGCCACCCCGCGAGCGCCCGCGGCCCCGTACCCTCAGCCGCCCTACCCGCAGCCGCCTAGCTCCCAGGCGCCTAGCTCCCAGGCGCACTTCCCGCAGGCCCCGTGGCCACAGCCGCCCTACCCGCAGTCGGCGCCTCCACGGCCCCCGGCCGCCGCGCGCAAGAGCGTTGCGGAACGCCTGTCGTCCGCCGCGGAACGCGGGCTGGTGGGCCGGGTGCTGGCGACGTTCGGCGTCGCGATCACCCTCATCGGCGTCGTATTGCTGCTGGTGCTCGCGGCACAGGCCGGCCTGCTGCGGCCGGAGGTGCGGGTCGCGGGCGGCGCGGCCCTCGCCGTCGCCCTGTTCGCCGCGGGAGCCCGCATCGGCCGGCACACCCCGAAGCGGTCCGGAGCGGCCGCCCTGGTGGCAACCGGCGTGGCCACCGCACTGTTCGACGTCCTCGCCTGCTCGACGATCTACCACTGGCTGCCGCCGGTGGCCGGCGTGCTCTCCGGAGGCGCGATCGCCGGCGCCGGCCTCGTTCTGGCGCACCGCTGGGACAGTCAGGCGCTGTGCCTGATGGTCTCGGTGCCAGTGCTGGTGTTCGCCCCCGTGATCACCGATGGTTCCGACGAGGTGCTGGTCGGCTTCACGCTCGCCTACGCGGCGGCGGTCCTGTGGCCGGGGCGGGGCCGCGACTGGACCGCGGTGTTCCTCGTCAACACAGCCGGCGCGACCCTGCCGCTGCTGGCCGCCGGAGTCTCCGGCGATCCCGCCGACTGGTTCTTCGGCGCCGCCGTCGCCGCCAACCTGACCCTGGCCCTCGCCTCCGCCCTGATCCTGCTTCCGTCGAGCTCCCGCCCCGTCCTCATCGCACTCGGCTCCGCGGCGGCCGCCCTGCCCGTCATGGCACTGCCGGGCGTGCTCGACCGCCCGTCGTCCGCCGCAGTGGCGGCAGTCTGCGCGCTGCTGCTGGTCGGCGTGGTGATCGGCACCGCGCACCGCACGCCGGTACCGCTCGGCGCGCGCAGCGTGTGGCTGTCGGCGGCCGCCCTCATCGCCCCGGTCACCGTCGCCTACGCCGCCACCGACGACGTGGACGCGGCGGCACTGCTGGGCATTGCGCTGGTGGCGGCGGTCGCGGTGCGCCACGCAGGCTCGCAGCAGCGGGTCCTGCTGGTCATCGCCACCGCGCTCGCCGGCATCGGGCTCTGCGCCATGGCGGCGGCCGGCGCCGTCGAACAGCTCTGGTCCCCGGATGCGCTCGACACCCCGCGGCGGGTGGGGATGCTCGTCGCCGCCGCTGTCGCCATCGCTGTGGTCGGGGTCCTCGCCGCGGCGTGGGCCGCGCGGCCCCGGCTGCGCGCCGAATACTGCTGGACCGTCGGCGGGGTGCTGTGCCTGGGCCTGCTCACCCAGGTCTGCCTGGGCACCGCCCAGCTGATCACCGGGGGCACCGAGAGCGGCTTCCGCGCCGGCCACACCGCCGCCACGCTGGTCTGGTTCGCCGCGGCCGCGGCCGCTCTGCTCCGGGCGCGCAGGCTGCACGACGGGCCCCGCGCGATCACGCTCACCGCGGGGCTCGCCGTCAGCGTCGCCGCCGTGGGCAAGCTGTTCCTGTTCGACCTGTCCGCGCTCGACGGGCTCTTCCGGGTCGTCGCCTTCGTCGCCGCCGGGCTCGTCCTGCTGGCGCTCGGCGTCGCCTACGCGCAGAGCCTCGGCGCCGACGGGAGCGGCCACGGAGTCCACCCGCACGCGCCCGCCGGATCCGGCCGCTGA
- a CDS encoding response regulator, translated as MVVDDHPMWREGVARDLAEEGFDVAATADGVAAAAARAAAVRPDVVLMDMQMPDGSGADATAQVLQAHPGARVLVLSASDEREDVLDAIKAGATGYLVKSAQRSELVAAVVATGDGQAVFTPGLAGLVLGEYRRIARAPRADAPVLTPRETEVLRYVAKGLSSRQIATRLEISTRTVENHVGAALRKLQLGNRVELARYAIEHGIDGETR; from the coding sequence ATGGTGGTGGACGACCACCCCATGTGGCGCGAGGGTGTCGCCCGCGACCTCGCCGAGGAGGGATTCGACGTGGCGGCCACTGCCGACGGCGTCGCCGCCGCCGCGGCACGTGCCGCGGCGGTCCGGCCCGATGTGGTCCTGATGGACATGCAGATGCCCGACGGCTCCGGCGCCGACGCGACGGCACAGGTCCTCCAGGCGCATCCCGGTGCCCGCGTGCTGGTGCTGTCCGCCTCCGACGAGCGCGAGGACGTGCTCGACGCGATCAAGGCCGGCGCCACCGGGTACCTGGTCAAGAGCGCGCAGCGGTCCGAGCTGGTGGCCGCGGTCGTCGCCACCGGCGACGGGCAGGCCGTGTTCACGCCCGGCCTGGCCGGCCTGGTGCTCGGCGAGTACCGGCGGATCGCCCGCGCACCCCGGGCCGATGCCCCCGTTCTCACGCCGCGCGAGACCGAGGTGCTCCGGTACGTGGCGAAGGGGCTGTCGTCCCGGCAGATCGCCACACGGCTGGAGATCAGCACGCGCACAGTCGAGAACCATGTGGGCGCCGCCCTGCGCAAACTCCAGCTGGGCAACCGCGTGGAACTCGCGCGGTATGCCATCGAGCACGGGATCGACGGCGAGACCCGATAA